In one window of ANME-2 cluster archaeon DNA:
- the pyrB gene encoding aspartate carbamoyltransferase, giving the protein MNFDRCHILSMKDFTRDEIDFILERALKLETLARGGRSDILTGKILALLFYEPSTRTRMSFETAMLRLGGNVLNLGSKEASSVVKGETLADTIRVISTYSDAIVLRHPSEGSARMAAEFASVPIINGGDGAGHHPTQTLLDLYTIKKESHLDDLDIAIVGDLKYGRTVHSLAYALSLYGANITFVSPPQLKMPQQIKGDIKAMGARVSETENLDEVLDSVDVLYMTRIQKERFPDPTEYNKVVGAYKITGEHFNNVREDMIVMHPLPRVYEIDSSVDNSPHARYFEQSFYGVPIRMALLTLVLGVDV; this is encoded by the coding sequence ATGAACTTTGACCGCTGTCACATTCTCTCAATGAAGGATTTTACCCGGGACGAAATTGATTTTATTCTGGAGAGGGCTCTTAAACTCGAAACGCTGGCCAGGGGCGGCAGGTCAGATATCCTGACAGGAAAGATCCTGGCACTGTTGTTCTATGAACCCAGCACAAGAACCCGCATGTCTTTCGAGACTGCAATGTTACGGTTGGGCGGCAACGTATTGAACCTGGGCTCAAAAGAGGCAAGCAGTGTTGTAAAAGGGGAGACTCTGGCCGATACCATTCGGGTGATAAGTACCTATTCGGATGCCATTGTATTGCGTCATCCAAGCGAAGGTTCGGCACGCATGGCAGCTGAATTTGCATCAGTCCCCATTATAAACGGAGGAGACGGTGCCGGGCATCATCCCACCCAGACCCTGCTTGACCTGTATACCATTAAAAAGGAAAGCCATCTTGATGATCTGGACATTGCCATAGTGGGGGACCTGAAGTACGGACGTACTGTTCATTCCCTTGCTTATGCCCTTTCTTTATACGGTGCAAATATCACGTTTGTATCCCCACCCCAGTTAAAGATGCCGCAACAGATAAAAGGGGACATCAAAGCAATGGGTGCCAGGGTCAGCGAGACTGAAAACCTTGACGAGGTACTGGATAGCGTGGATGTGCTGTACATGACCCGCATCCAGAAGGAACGGTTCCCTGACCCGACCGAATACAACAAAGTAGTGGGTGCCTACAAGATAACAGGAGAGCATTTTAACAATGTCAGGGAGGATATGATAGTCATGCATCCTCTTCCCAGGGTATATGAGATTGACAGTTCAGTGGATAATTCACCTCATGCCCGATATTTCGAGCAGTCATTCTACGGGGTGCCCATCAGGATGGCATTGCTTACTCTCGTGCTGGGGGTCGATGTATGA
- the pyrI gene encoding aspartate carbamoyltransferase regulatory subunit: MTPGKELRVHPIRDGTVIDHINAGQAMNVLKILGITGSSSAVISVAMNVSSRDIMFKDIVKIEDRELEDKEVDKISLISPKATINIIRDFGVADKHRVELPEMVESMVRCANPDCISNTNEPVTSKFEVKKDPIRLRCIYCEHMITENIAEHLI; the protein is encoded by the coding sequence ATGACCCCTGGAAAGGAATTGAGGGTACATCCAATACGTGACGGCACTGTCATAGACCACATCAATGCCGGGCAGGCTATGAATGTGTTAAAGATACTGGGTATAACGGGTTCGTCCAGTGCTGTTATTTCAGTGGCGATGAACGTGTCCAGCCGGGATATTATGTTCAAGGATATTGTAAAGATTGAGGACAGGGAACTGGAAGATAAAGAAGTGGACAAGATATCCCTCATCTCACCCAAAGCAACAATAAATATTATACGCGACTTTGGCGTTGCAGACAAGCATCGTGTGGAGTTGCCTGAAATGGTGGAAAGTATGGTCAGGTGTGCAAACCCGGACTGTATTTCAAATACCAATGAACCGGTGACCTCAAAGTTCGAAGTGAAAAAGGACCCGATACGATTAAGATGTATCTATTGCGAGCATATGATAACGGAAAATATCGCAGAACATCTTATTTAG
- a CDS encoding DsrE family protein encodes MVEITRVLLLLKNMVYESTSPQETIRFAKYYRKKGLDVVVVLWGPMGVLLGKKDKRGTPVYDRSVRECLDLGVRFKCCRLACSMVGLQDDDFMEGIEVVESFEVAEMFLEYQKEGQLIISL; translated from the coding sequence ATGGTTGAGATCACGCGGGTACTTTTGCTTTTGAAAAATATGGTCTATGAGAGCACCAGCCCCCAGGAAACGATTCGGTTCGCAAAATACTACCGCAAAAAAGGACTTGATGTTGTAGTTGTACTGTGGGGTCCGATGGGTGTGCTCCTGGGTAAGAAAGATAAAAGGGGCACCCCTGTCTATGACAGGTCTGTACGTGAATGCCTGGACCTTGGTGTCCGGTTCAAATGCTGCCGCCTGGCATGTTCCATGGTCGGGCTCCAGGATGACGATTTCATGGAAGGTATTGAAGTTGTTGAGTCGTTTGAAGTAGCTGAAATGTTCCTTGAGTATCAAAAAGAAGGGCAGCTGATAATAAGTTTGTGA
- a CDS encoding CBS domain-containing protein: MELTPIQREILTALINLYRQNKCAIKGEMIAEIINRNPGTVRNQMQSLKALGLVEGVPGPKGGYKATGATYQVLNVTEMDTEAVVPIYKNHQLVDGLTAAEISFTTVRHPDTCNGIIRILGDIRDFDTGDVIQVGPTPVNKLIVRGKVMGRDDSSNALLFSITEMVSLPKRPIREYLSDKTISVPANATIQEAARIFTRNNIHGAPVEDKGSIVGVITYTDIGNTLASGKMNLKIREIMTKDIISVDGDTALYDVVKLFDNKKVGRLMVTSGGKYIGIISKTDVLHEMVVY, translated from the coding sequence ATGGAACTTACGCCAATTCAGAGAGAGATTTTAACTGCTTTAATTAATCTTTATCGACAGAATAAATGTGCAATTAAAGGAGAAATGATTGCAGAAATAATTAACCGTAATCCCGGAACAGTTCGCAATCAGATGCAGTCACTGAAAGCGCTTGGATTGGTCGAAGGGGTACCAGGTCCCAAAGGCGGGTACAAAGCAACCGGTGCTACCTATCAAGTGTTAAATGTTACTGAAATGGATACCGAAGCAGTAGTCCCCATATATAAAAATCATCAGCTTGTTGATGGGCTGACAGCTGCAGAGATTAGTTTTACTACCGTGCGCCATCCAGATACCTGCAATGGTATCATTCGCATTCTTGGCGATATACGTGATTTTGATACTGGTGATGTCATACAGGTAGGACCAACACCCGTCAATAAACTAATCGTTCGAGGAAAAGTAATGGGGCGGGATGATTCATCCAATGCTTTACTTTTTTCTATTACTGAGATGGTTTCACTTCCCAAACGTCCAATACGTGAATATCTATCTGATAAAACAATTTCCGTACCAGCCAATGCTACCATTCAGGAAGCTGCAAGGATATTTACCAGAAATAACATTCATGGTGCCCCTGTTGAGGATAAAGGCAGTATTGTAGGGGTCATTACCTATACCGATATTGGTAATACCCTTGCCAGCGGAAAGATGAACCTCAAGATACGGGAGATCATGACAAAAGACATCATTTCTGTGGATGGCGATACTGCACTATACGATGTTGTAAAGTTATTTGATAACAAGAAGGTCGGAAGATTGATGGTAACTTCCGGGGGCAAATATATAGGTATCATCAGCAAGACAGACGTTCTTCATGAGATGGTCGTTTACTAA
- a CDS encoding methytransferase partner Trm112, translated as MKHELMEILCCPMCKGDLVLTVDEEDENEIISGSLFCEKCDEHYPIEDSIPNMLPPELRE; from the coding sequence GTGAAACATGAACTTATGGAAATATTATGCTGTCCAATGTGTAAAGGTGACCTGGTACTTACCGTGGATGAAGAGGATGAAAATGAGATTATTTCGGGCTCATTGTTCTGTGAAAAGTGTGATGAGCATTATCCTATAGAAGACAGCATCCCAAATATGCTTCCACCCGAACTGCGGGAATAA
- the pyrG gene encoding CTP synthase (glutamine hydrolyzing) — MKYVIVTGGVMSGLGKGITAASMGRILKNKGYDVTAIKIDPYINIDAGTMSPFQHGEVFVLKDGGEADLDLGNYERFLDIELTREHNITTGKVYQAVINKERRGDYLGKTVQIIPHVTNEIKERLRNVARNSGAEICLVEVGGTVGDIESMPFLEAVRQLHNEEDTEDVVFIHVTLVPMDPQGEQKTKPTQHSVKELRQLGLHPDMIVTRCKKPMLPGTKEKIALFCDVPAKAVISAHDAEDIYMVPQRLENEGAADYLLSKLGLKSRDDLKEWDRMVEKMRSASGSVDVAVVGKYTDLEDSYLSIRESLKHAGIEVGCKVNVHWLDAEDFEKEPGSIDKLSKYDGILVPGGFGVRGTEGKIMAIQYAREHNKPYLGLCLGMQTAVIEFARNVLGYEDANSSELASTGHPVIDLLPEQEGVMDMGATMRLGDYFAELTPGSLANKLYGIDVIIERHRHRYEVNPKYIDEIEDAGLKFTGRNKNRMEIAEIPGHRFFFASQFHPEFKSRPNRPSPPFLGFVRAMFEKNK, encoded by the coding sequence ATGAAATATGTCATTGTAACCGGCGGTGTGATGAGCGGACTTGGTAAGGGTATTACCGCCGCTTCAATGGGAAGGATATTAAAAAACAAAGGTTACGATGTGACGGCCATTAAGATTGACCCGTACATCAATATCGACGCCGGGACAATGAGTCCTTTCCAGCACGGCGAGGTTTTTGTGTTGAAGGATGGCGGGGAAGCTGACCTGGACCTGGGTAACTATGAGCGGTTCCTTGACATTGAACTCACCCGGGAGCATAACATTACAACAGGGAAAGTGTACCAGGCGGTCATCAATAAGGAACGCCGGGGCGATTACCTGGGCAAGACCGTACAGATAATTCCCCATGTCACGAACGAAATAAAGGAGAGGTTAAGGAACGTTGCCAGGAACAGCGGTGCCGAGATATGCCTGGTGGAAGTGGGGGGCACGGTCGGCGATATTGAGAGCATGCCGTTTTTGGAAGCAGTACGGCAATTGCATAACGAAGAGGACACTGAGGACGTGGTATTCATCCACGTGACCCTTGTACCCATGGACCCCCAGGGGGAACAAAAAACAAAACCGACACAGCATTCGGTCAAGGAACTGCGCCAGTTGGGTCTTCACCCCGACATGATAGTTACCAGATGTAAAAAGCCAATGCTGCCCGGTACCAAGGAAAAGATAGCCCTGTTCTGTGACGTGCCGGCAAAAGCGGTGATAAGCGCCCACGATGCCGAAGATATTTACATGGTGCCCCAGAGGCTGGAAAATGAAGGTGCTGCGGATTACCTGCTGTCCAAGCTGGGCCTGAAATCCAGGGATGACCTTAAAGAGTGGGACCGGATGGTGGAAAAGATGCGCTCGGCCAGCGGTTCAGTGGATGTTGCCGTTGTCGGCAAGTATACTGACCTGGAAGATTCGTACCTGAGCATCAGGGAAAGCCTGAAACATGCGGGCATTGAGGTGGGGTGCAAGGTAAATGTCCACTGGCTGGATGCAGAGGATTTCGAGAAAGAGCCGGGCTCCATTGACAAGCTCTCAAAGTATGATGGAATACTTGTGCCCGGTGGGTTCGGTGTAAGGGGGACCGAGGGCAAGATCATGGCGATACAATACGCGAGGGAGCACAATAAACCATATCTGGGATTATGCCTGGGAATGCAGACCGCGGTTATTGAGTTTGCCAGGAACGTTTTGGGATATGAAGATGCCAACAGCTCGGAACTGGCTTCTACCGGACATCCGGTGATAGACCTTTTGCCTGAACAGGAAGGAGTGATGGATATGGGGGCTACAATGAGGCTCGGTGATTATTTTGCTGAACTGACCCCGGGAAGCCTTGCCAATAAACTGTATGGCATTGATGTGATAATTGAACGACACCGCCACAGGTATGAAGTCAACCCGAAGTACATTGATGAAATAGAAGATGCGGGATTGAAATTCACTGGCAGGAACAAGAACCGGATGGAGATTGCCGAAATTCCCGGACACAGGTTCTTCTTTGCCAGCCAGTTCCATCCAGAGTTCAAGAGCAGACCCAACAGGCCTTCGCCACCGTTTTTGGGTTTCGTCAGGGCCATGTTCGAGAAAAACAAGTAA
- the aroA gene encoding 3-phosphoshikimate 1-carboxyvinyltransferase, whose product MKAKINCSVLKGKVLAPPSKSYTHRAVVMASLAERSIINRPLLSADTVATIRACRALGAVIREENDSLIVEGVKGKPITPDNVIDVANSGTTLRLLMAVSALCDGTTVLTGDDSIRTRPNTPLIGVLNQLGASVLSTRGNGIAPIVVKGPMKGGEAVMDGSISSQFFSALLTACPLCRTRTVVKVDGELKSRPYVEITIEMLENAGIAIDLVEGDNGNLSFIIPPNQVYRLTEYTVPGDFSSASYLLAAGALAGSGLIVGGLYPNRQGDAAIIPIMQDMGADLEWDRERGEVKVNKSQLTGVTVDVSMTPDLVPTLAVLGALSRGEMVITNAQHVRYKETDRLHAMTVELAKMGVAIREEPDRLVIRGGGLHGAQVSGWHDHRIVMALTVAGLVVGDTVIDTAESVKISYPGFFETIKALGGDSTLE is encoded by the coding sequence ATGAAGGCGAAAATTAACTGTTCTGTCCTGAAGGGTAAGGTACTTGCGCCCCCTTCCAAGAGTTATACCCACAGGGCCGTAGTCATGGCATCACTGGCAGAAAGGAGTATAATCAACCGTCCCCTGCTGTCTGCCGATACTGTTGCCACCATTCGGGCATGCAGGGCACTGGGTGCTGTGATACGGGAGGAGAATGACAGCCTCATTGTAGAAGGTGTGAAAGGAAAACCAATCACGCCCGACAATGTTATCGATGTGGCAAACAGCGGAACCACGTTACGGCTTCTGATGGCGGTAAGTGCCCTGTGTGACGGTACAACGGTGCTGACCGGGGATGATTCTATCCGCACCCGGCCTAACACGCCGCTTATTGGTGTCCTGAACCAGCTTGGAGCCAGCGTTCTGTCCACCAGGGGTAATGGGATCGCACCTATTGTGGTAAAAGGCCCGATGAAAGGTGGTGAGGCAGTGATGGATGGCAGTATCAGCAGCCAGTTCTTCTCAGCATTGCTCACGGCCTGCCCGCTGTGCAGGACCAGAACCGTTGTCAAGGTGGACGGTGAATTAAAATCCAGGCCGTATGTGGAAATTACTATTGAAATGCTGGAAAATGCAGGTATTGCAATCGATCTTGTTGAAGGTGATAATGGGAACCTGTCTTTTATTATTCCACCGAACCAGGTATACAGGCTGACCGAATACACAGTGCCAGGGGATTTTTCTTCAGCTTCATACCTGCTGGCTGCCGGTGCACTTGCAGGCAGCGGATTAATTGTGGGGGGTTTGTATCCGAACAGGCAGGGCGATGCTGCCATTATACCCATAATGCAGGACATGGGTGCCGACCTTGAATGGGACCGGGAACGAGGTGAGGTAAAGGTGAACAAAAGCCAGTTGACGGGTGTTACCGTTGATGTGAGCATGACACCTGACCTGGTACCTACACTTGCGGTGCTGGGTGCGCTATCCCGGGGCGAGATGGTCATTACGAATGCCCAACATGTCAGGTACAAGGAAACTGACCGCTTGCATGCCATGACTGTGGAACTGGCAAAGATGGGAGTGGCTATCAGGGAGGAACCTGACCGGCTGGTGATACGGGGCGGCGGCCTTCATGGTGCACAGGTGAGCGGCTGGCACGACCACCGTATTGTAATGGCTTTGACCGTAGCAGGATTGGTTGTCGGAGATACGGTGATTGATACGGCAGAGTCAGTTAAAATCTCATATCCGGGGTTCTTTGAAACCATAAAGGCACTTGGCGGAGATAGTACACTGGAATGA
- a CDS encoding coiled-coil protein — translation MLDELQKRKTELKIKSEEYKEKRNDLNTEASALASRRNELNKRTKELIEEAQEIKTQRDSNNESVGTNKTLRDELNEKANKFYTQIDKIRKDLNLSTGPSLKEMRHEIDTLEFKQQTTVMKPSAERELVEKIGHLTDEFKRRKTQLEGNQELKTLLEEAQKLRDEASVYHEQVKVFADAAQEYHEKMIATFKEADKVRAESDSVHKDFVKVQESADEQHAQFIKTQKEIRDIDKTLMGLRRKGKKTKDSAVMAQTKIDAEEIFSQFKLGEKISTEDLLVLQRSGLL, via the coding sequence ATGCTAGATGAACTGCAAAAAAGGAAAACTGAACTTAAAATAAAGTCAGAAGAGTACAAGGAAAAGCGTAACGATCTCAATACCGAAGCCAGTGCGTTGGCTTCCAGGCGGAACGAACTTAACAAACGCACAAAAGAACTCATTGAAGAAGCACAGGAAATTAAGACCCAGAGAGATTCCAACAATGAATCTGTGGGTACGAACAAGACCCTGCGTGATGAATTGAATGAGAAGGCCAATAAATTTTATACTCAGATCGACAAAATCAGGAAAGATCTGAATCTTAGTACCGGTCCATCCTTAAAAGAGATGAGACATGAAATTGATACTCTTGAATTCAAGCAGCAGACCACGGTAATGAAACCCAGTGCTGAACGCGAACTGGTTGAAAAGATCGGGCATCTCACCGATGAGTTCAAGCGCCGCAAGACACAACTTGAAGGTAACCAGGAACTCAAAACACTTCTTGAAGAAGCACAGAAATTACGGGATGAGGCCTCTGTATACCATGAACAGGTGAAGGTGTTTGCCGATGCAGCCCAGGAATATCACGAAAAGATGATTGCCACCTTCAAAGAGGCTGATAAGGTCAGGGCAGAGTCTGATTCAGTACACAAGGATTTCGTAAAGGTCCAGGAATCTGCCGATGAACAGCACGCCCAGTTCATAAAGACCCAAAAAGAGATACGGGATATTGATAAGACCTTAATGGGTCTTCGAAGAAAAGGCAAGAAAACAAAGGATTCTGCTGTCATGGCCCAAACCAAGATCGATGCAGAAGAGATATTCTCCCAGTTCAAACTGGGTGAAAAGATCAGTACAGAAGACTTGCTTGTATTGCAGAGGTCAGGGTTGCTTTAA
- a CDS encoding metallophosphoesterase family protein, whose translation MKLLALSDFHGDFSKVQALLEHAGEIDGVLISGDITHFGPDERARELIDMFDMPVLAIPGNCDLPGILEVLDSSRAINLHKKCYSMGDASFMGLGGSNSTPFNTPFELTDEDMEEALDGMLKSCSGIRNILLSHAPPFGHVDELSIGHVGSHAIAKFLNHFDLIVCGHIHEARGLVVSGNTTMVNVGVASHGYGALIILNDTICVELIEV comes from the coding sequence ATGAAACTACTGGCACTATCAGACTTTCACGGAGATTTCTCAAAAGTGCAGGCTCTGCTTGAACATGCGGGTGAGATCGATGGTGTGCTGATTTCGGGTGATATTACTCATTTCGGGCCTGATGAGAGGGCACGTGAACTTATCGACATGTTCGATATGCCTGTACTGGCCATACCCGGTAACTGTGACCTGCCCGGCATCCTTGAGGTGCTGGATAGTTCCCGTGCAATTAACCTGCATAAGAAATGTTATTCTATGGGTGATGCAAGTTTTATGGGGCTGGGAGGTTCGAACAGTACTCCTTTTAACACGCCGTTCGAACTGACTGATGAAGATATGGAAGAAGCACTTGATGGTATGCTGAAGTCCTGTTCTGGTATCAGGAATATATTATTGAGCCACGCGCCCCCCTTTGGTCATGTGGATGAACTTTCTATAGGGCACGTGGGCAGCCATGCAATTGCCAAATTCCTGAACCACTTTGACCTTATCGTATGCGGCCATATTCACGAGGCCAGGGGTTTGGTTGTGAGCGGGAATACTACCATGGTCAATGTCGGGGTGGCATCTCATGGGTACGGTGCATTGATAATCTTGAACGACACTATTTGCGTAGAACTTATTGAAGTATAA
- a CDS encoding AAA family ATPase, with amino-acid sequence MKIAITGKGGVGKTTLAGTLARLMARDGMDVLAIDADPDMNLASALGIDNPPGPLTDYKEFIDERAGGPDGMFKLNPKVDDVVERFGVVGPDGVKMLIMGTVERGGSGCMCSASSFLRALLRHVVFRESSVVIMDMEAGIEHLGRGTTKGIDLMIVVVEPGSRSLETAERIKRLGTELGIGKFAAVINKVREGDIGVVESRLEALGIPVLGMLPYDISMVEADLNGQPPLKSGGLAVDAMKDVKDRLLSGQY; translated from the coding sequence ATGAAAATCGCTATAACAGGAAAAGGAGGGGTGGGCAAGACCACCCTGGCAGGTACGCTGGCACGGCTTATGGCACGGGACGGTATGGATGTCCTGGCAATTGATGCGGACCCGGATATGAACCTGGCGTCTGCGCTGGGTATTGATAATCCGCCCGGTCCTTTGACCGATTATAAGGAATTTATTGACGAGCGGGCGGGTGGTCCGGACGGGATGTTCAAATTGAACCCGAAGGTAGACGATGTGGTGGAGCGTTTCGGGGTGGTCGGGCCTGATGGAGTGAAGATGCTCATCATGGGTACCGTGGAGCGGGGCGGGTCAGGTTGCATGTGTTCCGCGTCGTCGTTCTTGAGGGCATTGCTGCGTCATGTAGTGTTCAGGGAATCGTCTGTGGTCATCATGGATATGGAAGCTGGCATCGAGCATCTGGGCAGGGGTACCACGAAGGGTATCGACCTGATGATAGTGGTGGTGGAACCGGGTTCCCGCAGTCTTGAGACAGCTGAGCGGATAAAGAGGTTGGGTACCGAACTTGGGATAGGGAAGTTTGCTGCTGTGATAAATAAGGTCAGGGAGGGGGATATCGGTGTTGTTGAATCCAGGCTGGAAGCACTGGGGATTCCTGTGCTGGGAATGCTTCCCTATGATATTTCAATGGTGGAGGCTGACCTTAACGGACAACCTCCTTTGAAGAGCGGCGGCCTGGCCGTTGATGCAATGAAAGATGTCAAAGACAGGCTGTTATCGGGCCAATATTGA